The DNA region AACACAAAACCAAGGAGAATTTTTTGATGATTATTCCCTCCCAAAAGACCAAATGCAACCAAATGAAGTGAATTTGACCTCATGGTTTTATTGTCTTCATAACAAAGGTTGGAATGGCCTCATTATACTATCTTCATAAAAAGTTGGAGCTTAGAACTGGATGACTTGCCCCTGTAACAGAATAGGAAAAAAGTTGTTTTACAAAGTACCATCATTGTGTCAAGAACATTATTTCTAAGGAGACCAGCATACAAGTCTGCTTATTGCCCCTTTCCTTTAGAAAGCTCACACCAAAAGCTTTaggctgaaatatatatatatatatatatatttggccagtcctggggcttggactcagggcctgagcactgtccctggcttctttttttgctcaaggctagcactctgccacctgagccacagcgccacttctggccattttttttgtatatgtggtgctggggaattgaacccagggcctcatgtatatgaggcaagcactcttgccactaggccatctccccagtcCCTAGGCTGAAATATTTTAGGCATCACATTTGTGTGCAATTTTAGATCTTCAGTTTAAGGATGCAAATAGTCCCATAAATTTTTGAAAAACTACAAAATCAGGCCCCAAGCACTCAGTAAACGGGTTATGTAGCCCATACTTTCACTTATGTATACTCATGTTTTAGAAAACCCAAATAGAAATCTACACTGCTCcaaattaaagcataaagttgttattgtaaagaacATACCTTCCTCTTTTTATCTCCGCCTAGTTCAAAATGTTTGCATCTCTTAATAGCTAGCATTCTCTTAGATCTGCAGTTGGGCTCAACacattcaagcctcagcacaATCTTCTTTGTAGTCTTAGcctgaaaaaaaattcacaaatgaCCTACAATTGTGCCTTGAACTTAACTAGATCACTTAACTCAAAGACACACTATCCACTAATCAACTTTTTAAGCCCACCTCTTTAGCCAAAGTTCTGCTGCTGCTCTGTAGTTACCAGAACCTGTCTAAAAGTTAAACCAGGTATGGCAATACACACCTGCCTAAACTACATAGTAAGATCTTCTATCAAAGCCAAAACCTAGCCAGAGAGCCATTATATAGAATTCAGGAGACCAGTGGAAGGACTAAATGGGTACTCTAAGGGAAGAACTTTTTAGATGTATTTTTAACTAGTGAACTATACCTTCAGCAGTTCAAAAGAAATTTTTACTACAACCAAGGCTGGTGGATTCAGACATGATGACAACAGGACAAGTAAAAGGATATACCAGTGCTTCGCTTTTTACCTCTTTGGAAACTtaagaatagaaaatgaaaatactgaGGTGGTTCAGTTGTTGACCTCAGAGCTGGGCAACGCTTCCAAGTCCACTGCCTAGCTGGGCCTACATTGCTGCAACTAATTCTATCACGAAGTATAGTACAACAGATGACAAATGTAAGATTACAATCAACTAGGATGTCAATTAGTAACCACCACTAACTTTTTTCCGGAAAATCGGCTTAGTCTGACCTCCATAGCCACTCTGCTTCCGGTCATAACGACGCtttcctgggggggaggggaaggaaaatttTTTGTAATATGGCAAAGATCACAAACAGAATGAAGTAAACACAATAATGAAACTTGAAACACTGAGAAATAGCGCAGGGAGAGTAAAtagaagaaagtgaaattgaaatatATTGTAAACTCACTCGCATGGAAATGTAGCAATGAAATCTCTTCCCCCATAATACAAACTAGTTTTTAAAAAGACCACCAATCACATCAGGCACTTAGAAAAACCTTGTGGTGTTTATCTCGGGCTTTCATGCATTAATATTGTTGCAGCAGGGGGCAGGTATGGAACATAGGTCAAAATCAACTGAGCTCAGAGTGGTGGTGGagtgtaataccagcacttgggaggctgagggcagcctgggctagTAGAGATCCTGTCATTCCTGGCTCCCTTCCCCCCAAACCCTATCGCAAGTCAAACAAATTACATAGTAATCTTACCTTGGGCATACAGAGAATCCTTGCCCTTTTTGTACTGTGTTACTTTGTGAGGTTGGTGCTTGCCACACTTCTTACAGAAAGTACGGCGGGTTTTAGGAACGTTAACCTAGTAAACATTCAAAACGTGCAGTTAATGGAACACAATGCCTTTCCGGACGTAGCTGAAGTTGAGGAATACTACAGTCCCACAGTCTATCTGGATCCCCACACCGCTTCAAACAATGCGACCTCCGATCAAACCCACGGAATGAAAGGCCTTATAAGCCCCACCCACGGCTCACTTACCCCACTTCAATTCCTCGCCCCGGAGCCGGGTTTTTTCCAGGCTCCCTCCCGCCACTTTGGGATATCTTTGGTACATCGGGGCCGCACACGAGGCCAGCTTAACGGGACAATACCAACCCGAGAGTACCGTGGTAGAGGGAATGAGGATTAAGATGGATGTTACAGAACCCCAACCAAGACCCTACCATGATGACAGGAAGCCTGCAGCAGCGCCAAAAGAAAGAAGCCGGGCTGAAAACGGAAGTATATAAGAGCTTCCGGGCCGCACTTCCTCCGGAGTCGGAAGGAGCAACCATAGAGTCTAAGGTTCTTTGTGCAGCGCCACCTAGCAGTTCAGAAGATTCGACCGAGAGGTGCGCTAGCTTCCACCAGGTTGTTACATCTCACTCTatgtcctctctctcctccagCCATACAGCTGTTCCTTACTTCATAACTTTTGCCAGCTGCCACAGTATCGATAAGGGGAGGGAAAAATGCCCTTCCTAGAATTTCTGGCCACCCTGTACCCGAGAAATTATATTTGTGTCACGGATAGAGGCTCCTTATCTGCATTTCTTTCCTGAGCTGCTTCAAGGTTTCTGAGAACATCTTTCTATCTTTCGCCAAGAGCTGCTGGTTTAGTGAAGGCCGGGTGGGAGCAACTTGTTCCAGTTCATCTATCACGTGCTTGGCTAATTGGTATGCTTAACAAGTGTTTATTGAATGCCTATTCCGTGTCAAGTACTTGCTAGAGGAGGGACACAGTAATCTAGTATGATCATGATGTTCAATAATGGGCATGAGTCCTATGAATAAAAGGAACTAGAGCAACACTGCACGCTGAGCGTGCATGTGTGGGAGTGGGGTGGGtggatactgaagcttgaaccctGGCCCTGTGCtttgtaccttagctttttccactcaagactagcgctccatcacttgagccacagatccacttctggctttttgatggctagttggagataagagtctcatgaactttcctgtcaggactgacttcaaacctccatcttcagatcttagcctcctgagtacctaggattacaaacatgagccaccagtgtccagctcaaagcaacatttttttttagctGAAGGAGTAAGTTGGCTGATCTTGGTTATGAAAAATGATGATAAAATTGTCTACTTATGCTATAAGGGCCAAGAGTGTGACTCAGTAGCTGTTCCCTTCCCTGTGTACCTGACAGCAGACATGTATTAGGTCTCAAGTCAGTCTAATAGAGGCCAGGTGATGGAACATGCCTGCAAATCTAGCTACTCCGAAGTCTAAGataaggaggatcatggtctgagactGTCCAGGGCAAAAGTGGAactatctaaagaaaaaaaagcaagcaaaatggCTGGGGCATGGCCCTTAGATTCATCTGCCCATGCTGGATTCAaacagatctcagtcttttgagtagctaggattacaggtgtgacccatcaATACCTGACAAAAGTTCTGTATTTTAAATATCAACTCACTCAAGTCAGTACCTGCTATGCCCCGGTTATTTTTCAGGAAATAAGAGAACACACAGTGACATATTAAAGAGTATCTGTGCCAGGGGCCATAGCTCTGATGATAGAGCACCTATCTAACAAGTAggaataagtaagtaagtaataaCAATCCAGCAGAGAAAGATTGAAGTGTTGAACTTCAAAATGAATTGTCCCATACAATCCACACTATAATTCTAGGAAGTAAAGGATACTATTATTCCCATTACACCGGTAAAGATATTGAGAGTGTGGGATGTGAAATACTGTCCTAATGTCAACAGTATTTAGTGGATTCAGGATGCAGAGCCAAGTAATCTGACTCCAAACCTGGGTTCCTTTATTATTATATACTACACTGGTATTGTAGCCTGCTAATTATAATAGCTAACAATTATGGAGCACTATGTTAGGTATTGTTGTAGCCACCTTATATGTAACCTCTTTTAACCCTGACAACACCCAGAATGCATGTATCATTTTATTCCTATTTActaaggaaggaaatggaggcaACAGGGGCTCTGAATTTAAATAACCACAGAAGAGGAGGCAGGTAGATTAAAAGATAAGGAACTTGAAATCCTGAAGCATAAGTCTAGAACATAAGGTCTAGACTCTCTAATCACCCTCTTTGTTGTTAGATGGTCTTTTGAATAAGATAATTACATCCATACACATGGCTTGtgaaagtatttttatatttttaattttacccCAATACTGCTGGCCTGAAGTTCCCTGCATTTTCCTCTCTGCAGACATTTAAAGCAATATGACTGACTTTTAGAAAGTTTCTAAAGgggagctgggactgtggcttagcggtagagtgcttgcctcgcatgcatgaagccctgggttcttttcctcagcaccacataaacagaaaaaagatgggagtagcactgtggctcaagtggtagagtgctagccttgagcaaacggaagccagggacagtgctcaggccctgagttcaagctctaggactggcaaaaaagagagaaagtttctAAAGGCTAATTATTATCGTTGTCATTAGAGGTACAGAGATTTGAGTAACAACTTCACATTACTTAGCTTGCTtgcaaggttggtgttctacactttaagccatgtctccagacctattttctttttgtggggtgtttttttttgccagtcctggggcttggactcagggtctgagcactgtccctggcttctttttgctcaaggctagcactctaccacttgagtcacagtgccacttctggccttttctatatatgtggttctgaggaatcaaacctagagcttcacgtatacaaggcaaacactcttgccactaggccataatcccagccctccagccctattttcttgctgattattgtggagatggagtctagcagacttttctgcctgggctggcctgaaactgagatcctctaaaatctcagccttctaagtagctaggattatagacatgagtcattaGCTCCTgactatttttcttatttatttatttttatttagctggtcctaaggcttgaactcagggcctgtgcactgtccctgagcctccttgtgctctaggctagtgctctaccactttgagttccaggcccacttctgggtttttctgagtagtttattagatataagagtctcatgaacttttctgcctgggctggcttcaaaccacaatcctcacatctcatacTCATGAGtaagtaagattacaggtgtaaaccgcTGCTGCCTAGCagactgggtttgttttttttttaaagttagtaaCATGGAAATATGAAGACAATAAATATAACCCCTCTTCATCTAACCAGATTTTTCCTAGAGCTTCCCATATGATATGACATAGaagttttgtttaaaatataaaataattgacAACACTGACTATCTTTAACATATACAATGTACTTATTTATAACATTCTGTGATTACCATTGTCAAATTAATAAGCACATCAATCAGCACTCATAGTTACTGTTTTGTATGTATCTGTGATGAGGACACATATTTGTTCTAACAGATCTCAACTAAACAATACAGTATTATTAACTATAGCCACTGTGCTGTACTTTAGATTTACAGAACTTATTTATCTTTATAGCTCAAAACCTGTGTATCAATGCTGGTCTCTGTTTTGGATGGGCCCTTGCTCATTAGTTTATCCTAAAATGAGGCACTCAGAATTTAACAGTAGGACTCTAGGTGTGGCCTGGCCTAGCAGAGTATATGGCAAATTCACAATCTTATATCTAAATATTTTACTTCTATAAAAAAAAGCCTGACAATCACTTTGGCTTTTCTGTCAGCTGTGTTATGATATGACATTTCTTTTGATTTGTACAAGCAAAGCTCCCAGAGCCATTCCTAAAAATGTTATTGCTACCCTATTTTCACCTGGAGCCATTCGATGGTACAGCATCCTTACCCCTGACAAAATATTCTCCTGAATTTGGCTTTTCACATCAGATGATTAGGATCTTTGGGGCATAATTGCCCACTTTTGTCATCCAGGCCAGCACACCTTGCACTACTTACAGTTTAACTAGGTTACTTCCTCAGGGATCATTAATAGAACTGCTGAACAGGTAGCAACAAAACAGGAAGTCACATTATATTAGGAATCTTTAGAGATGATATGTCATTTGTTTGTACAATTTGGTTATGGTCCTATAAATGGGGATGAATGTGCTAGAGAAGACAGCATGGGCAGAGGGTGACGAATGTACTTTAATTAAATTGATTGTGTCTAAATTGTTTTATGATCCTgcttttccttctactttttatgtttttagtgGATTTGATCATGCtagtttcaaatatatatatatgtgtgtgttcatatgtccattgtatacatatatacgcatatgtgtgtatttgtgtgctcTACTGAGTTTATCCCTGTTATCATCTCCCACTCTCCATTCCAGCTGGTCCCCTCCTCAgttattttttgctttagttatctttTTGCCCAGGGTCAGCTTCAGGCGTCATTCTCTCAAATCCTCTTCTTATCTATACTTCCCCATTATTGGAATGGCACCAGGCTTTAGGTTTGAGATAGGGATCTCAGATAATTTTTTAGCCTCTAGATAGGAGCTTCCGAATACCAAAGGGTGGActtacaggtttgagctaccacacccttttattttattttaaaacaaggtctcactatgcaTCCCAAACTGGCcgtgaactctcaatcttcctgccttggcctcttGAATGTGAaattacaggtgcatgccactcTGTCTGGCTCCTGATATTGaatctttattttcttgtcagtcttagggcttgaactcagggcctaggcactgtcttttgctcaagcctagcacaataccacttgagatacagcgccgcttccagctttttctgtgtatgtggtactgaggaattgaacccagggtttcatgcatgcaaaagcaaacactctacaactaagccacattcccagcccctgaaattgaatcttaaatggagaaaaacagCATTCACAGAAAACAGGGAAAGGCACATGACTGTGTGGGCTTGCATTTTGGCATTTTTATCTgtagaaaaaaatactttcttaGAAAATGACTCAGCAGGGGAAGTCTTACCTCCACCTCTGTCAGGCAGTGTACTTAGGTGTCCCTGTACGAATACTGTCGGTCCTTCAAGTTTAAATGCGCAGTTCTGTGTCTCCTCCAACTTAGTGGGTAGGAGActcagaactcttttttttttgtcagtcctggggcttgaactcagtgcctgggcactgtccctgagcttcttttgctcaaggctagcactctaccacttgagctatagcagcacttctgactttttctgtttatgtggtactgaacctagggcttcatgcatgctagcaaagtactttactgctaagccattcCCAGCTCTCAAAATAAACTTTCCTTAGGCAATCCCTTCATTCACTCTCTAGCAGCTTGGgcatctttcctctttcctttacatttttttatatATGCTGACCATGCCAACAGTCCTTTAGGtatgttttccctttctcttggAGAAGGTATGCTGACAACCTGTCTACTCACCTAGCTTTGTTCAGTCTCAATACCTCCAGCAATGCAAAGAATGGTTCTTTCAGAACTAGACCCAAGATAGTTGTGTGAGGTCCCAAGCAAATGAAGGGCGGAgacagttgggggaggggggtgggagatAGGGACAGCAGCAAGGAACCAGATACCATATtgctaagaagaagaaaaaaagacattggtTTAagtcaggaaacaaaaaaggGGAACTGAGTGGCTATGAAAGGGTGGGGTTTGCTCAGACTGTTCTTCCTCTCTGGACTGTAAGACTATGTCTCCAGGGCCAGTGTCTTCCGAGATCAAGTCCCAATTTCCAAGTTCTGGCATCTCAATGCATCTGGAAAGCTACCTGAATTAATTCAGGACGAGGTGGGTCTGGGGAAGACAGGTGCTGGGCATCAGCAGCAAGAACTTTTCTTGGGGACCATCCACCTTGCAAAGGGCATGGTGAAAGCATGTCTGGTGCTGCCTATATTCTGGCAGAGAAGGATGATTGGGGGTGGGAATATCATCCGCATAGGTGATTGGAGGGGCTGTAAGGGGCTGTAAGAGAAGGGGTGTGGGGGAAACTAGAAGAGAAAAAATGACCTGAGGTGACCATCTGAACATGTAGCAAATGTTCGAAAGGGACCTCTGCAAAACTTGGTGGAAAAGAAATATTGCAGGTGGCAAGAGGATAAATCCTTTGGTCTAATATTGCCTCAAGACTCAAAATGTGTACTTGTAACAGTGAGGCCCTTAGAAGAAGGAATTCTAGAAGGTCACTTATCTGAGCAAGCAGTAAAAGCTCACATGCCACAAAAGGCAATGTGAAGCTGGGAAAGACCCTGGCTAGACCACAGTGTAAGCTAACTGCCCTGGTATGCATCAGGCAAAATATTGCTGGGATCACAGTGGCCTTGTTGGATAGATTGTGTGGAGTCTGTGCTAACCTTGTGGTAATAGTGGGTAAGAGACTGAGCCAAAAGAAAGCAGTCTCCGCCTCAGCCCAGACAGTGTGGCCAACCCCTGAGGTGGTGGTGAAGGTTTCTCTTCTTGCTGCTGCCTACCATGTATATGGTTAGCTTTTCTCATTATTATTTCTCCtctcttgtttttccttctccctgttccttctgtcttcctcttccttttgctACTGGCATCCCCTCTTCTTCACACCTTCCTTTTTAACATTGCCCAATCCTCTAACAGAATTAACACATAACAAATAGTTTTGAATTGCATTTAATTTTTCTTGCCACTTTCTCCTCTGAGTCTTTTcccatttctctttcctcttctaacTTACCTAGTACCTTTCCCATAGGGTTATTGTAAACAGTTGATGTATAAATCACTGGCCTTGGCAATAGTAAGAATTATCTATACCtcagtatttattattttcattgaacCTAAGACCTGCCAGTGTCCCAATAAGGCCTACCTAGAGCAACTGCTGTGACATTTAAACTAAAATGAAAGGGTCTGCTGGCCCCTCAAGACATTCTTGTATGAGTTGCCAAATCTCCACCTGACATCCTAATTTCCCTGCTGCTTTTCAAAGCTGAAAGCCTATCCATGCCATACATTTCAGAAACAAGACAGCATCAAAGCCAAGAGGCAAAAGAAAGGTTCACATGCTCAGGGATTGCACTCTTTGCTGTTAGTGGAGTATTCATTCtgttccttccctcattttgcaTGCCAGGCTCCTGAAGTAAGAGTGCTACAGCCTCTACACACTCAGTTATTTGAACAAAACAATGTTACTTACAAATAAGCCACAAAATACAAATATTCATGGAAATGTAAAGGTTATACTGAAAACAGTATCCCTTAGGACTTGTCCTATCTGCCCTATTTTGACCTCTTATTCTTTGACTAACAAAAACTATTTTCTTGTGTTAAAGTCAAAATTCCTGTTGCCTGTGTCTGTTGATCTTTTTGTTTGGAATCTTTTGTAAACTCCCTATAGGAAGAGCCAGTATAACTTTTCATCTACCTCTAGGGTATTGGTGCAATTTTAAATTATCATTATGATTTGTTATTTCCATTTGAGAAAATTTCAAGTTTCCTTTCAATGGACtagaccataccaggaagtcacTCAGGTATAAGGGGAAAGATATGGCTTTTGAAAACCAGAGTCTAGATATTTTCCAAAGAGCAATCCTATACTACTACCTTTTCCTCATCagtgctgagatttgagaacgAGGGAGAGTCAGAATTTTCAGTGAGGCAGTGCTCAATAAGAAGTTAGAGAAGAGACCTTGACCTATATTTCTCCAAAGCTGCTTCGTTATGCATGAACCATaaacaggggaggggaagggagaacttCAGCTGAGGACCCCGAAACAATTGGGCCACGTGTGACTTTCAGTTTCTGTGGAGATTTTATGTGCAGTAACTGAGGACAGGTTGAGAACTTCATAAACCTAGAAGCTTTACTCTCAGGCTTTCCTCACCCTTTGAAAGCCCTCACCTGGTGCCTTTAGGGCTAAATTGGCTATTTGTACCTAGAGGAGAAGCTTGTCTCACTGTCTTGCCTCCCTGAAATGAAATTAAACTAGTCTATTATCTCACCTCTAGAAAAGGGAAATTCTAAAACAAGAGAAGTTAAATTTCAGACAAGTAATTACTAATTCTAGATGCCATGGCACTAAGCTAGGCTTAGTGTCTCCCACTAGCTTTATAGTAGATAACACCTCTGACATATGAGTTTTGATGTTCCTGGTTGCCTAGGCTATTTTCAGGGCCTTGACTATCTCTTTTGCTGAAACTACTCATTCTTGCTGGGTGTGATGGTGTACACTTGTGATCTATGTACTTGGGAGTCTGAAGCTGGAGGATTTTGAGCTCAAGGTTAGCTAGGGCTAAAACATTTAATAGTGAATATATGTCATTTGGtaatggaggaaaaaataaataaataaaatgtctaaaCCAGGGAAATTAAACTTAGGaattaaactgaaaaataaaaccaaagaggTTCACAGGATGGAAACCCTAGCAGTTATCTTTAGGGCAGAGGGACAATACTGAAAGTCTTTCCACCAACAATACACTTGCAGATTGAGTATCTGGGTCTTGTAATATTGTAAATTGTTCAGAATATATTGTCTCATGCATGGCAGAAGAGATAATGAACCATGGAGACCTAGACATTTCCAACATCACAGAATAAAAATGTACAATATTCATCACATGAAATACTAGAGGAAGAACCAGAACTCTCAAATCTTTTGGAAATGACTATGGCAGATGAGAATTTACCTGATAGCATGCAGCCAGAAAACTGATTTTGGCTGGATATCTTCTTCACAATTTGGTTATCTATAGCACTGACAGTGCAGCTTATCATGAAGTAATTAGGTTTCAGTGAAGCCCAAATAGAGCTTTTTGGGAACTTAATCAGTTGGGGTGCTTTATGGCTATGATTGTTaatggattttgttgtttttgtttttgtggtagtaCTGAAGCACATAGGGCCTCTCATTTTTTAGGCAAATTCtaaacaacttgagccacacctccaaccttttcttttctttttttactttatttttcaggcaGTGTTTTGTGCTTTTTGCCAAGAGCCAACCTCAAACTTGGATCCTCTTCTCtatgtctcctgagtaactgattATTACAGCCATTGACCACCACTCCTAGATTGCTGTTTGAGATATTATCTTGTTAAGATTTTTGCTTAGGTTTGTCTTAAACCACAATGTCCTGTTTGTCTCCCAAGAGGCTGGGTTTAAAGGCATGCACCTGCTTTGTTATGATATTTTAAAGACTTGGTTCTAAAGAGTTCTCAATAAAAATCTCAGTCAGAAGAGTAGGATGACTTAAGGGACTGAGAAAAGATCTTGGGTAGACCAAATTCACACATTAGTCATGTCATGTTCTATGTCTAAGCAGTTCAATAATTCTACGACATTTCATTGTGTAGTATCAGAAGATAGGACTGGAAAGAAGAAGGAATAATGCAAAGTGTATATTCTAACAAATAAGCTTCATTTTGCCTAAATAACTGAAAATTCATTCTGAAAGCAAAAATTATGGTCACATGTACAAAAATATTCAtgggaagccgggcactggtggctcatgcctgtaattctagctactcaggaggctgagatctgaggattgttgttcaaagccagcctgggcaagaaagtctgtgagactgttatctccatttaactgccagaaaaccagaagtggcgctgtggctcaaagtggtagagtgcttagtcttgagcagaaagaactcagggacagagtccaggcatggagttcaagccctg from Perognathus longimembris pacificus isolate PPM17 chromosome 28, ASM2315922v1, whole genome shotgun sequence includes:
- the Rpl36a gene encoding 60S ribosomal protein L36a isoform X1, with amino-acid sequence MVNVPKTRRTFCKKCGKHQPHKVTQYKKGKDSLYAQGKRRYDRKQSGYGGQTKPIFRKKAKTTKKIVLRLECVEPNCRSKRMLAIKRCKHFELGGDKKGKSSSSKLQLFMKIV
- the Rpl36a gene encoding 60S ribosomal protein L36a isoform X2; the encoded protein is MVNVPKTRRTFCKKCGKHQPHKVTQYKKGKDSLYAQGKRRYDRKQSGYGGQTKPIFRKKAKTTKKIVLRLECVEPNCRSKRMLAIKRCKHFELGGDKKRKGQVIQF